A region of the Candidatus Uhrbacteria bacterium genome:
CACCAGCACTGCGCGGCAAGCGATTGAATACAACCGGAGCCGGAGATGCGTTTGGAAGCGGCTTGGTTGGCGCTTTGGCCAAGGGATATTACCTGGATGATGCGCTGCGTGCCGGACTCTTGAATGCGATCGGGGTGGTGACGCATATGGGGGCAAAAGCCGGTATCTTAAAGAAATTTCCGCTGTAGCATGTTGAACATCAAGAATCTGAAACGCCTTTTGACGGAGAACCAGATCCTCGTGATCTTGATCGGCATCATTCTTGGGTTGGTCTTTCCGTCCCAGCTGACCGTGTTGAACACGTACTCGACACAGCTCCTCATTCTCGTTTTTTTCTTTTCCAGTCTTAGACTCTCTCTTGGTGAAGTTGTTTCCTACGCAAGAGACTGGCGCATGCTCGTCATCACAACGCTGTACATGCTTGTGATCATGCCGTTTGCGCTCTTCATTCCAACATCGTTTCTTTCACAAGAGTGGTCTGTCGCGCTTTTAATTCTTGGCGCGATGCCGACGGGAATGACGATTGCGCTGATGGCGGAATTTTTTGGAGGTAAAACATCGCTCGCGCTCGTGATCACAACAGTGACTTCCCTTCTCGCTCCATTCACGATTCCGCTCGTTACAAAAATCGCGATTGGTCAGAGCGTTGAGATCGATACGCTTGGCATGTTCTGGTCATTGTCGCTCACGATTGTTGCGCCTTTTGTTTTGGCGATGCTTGTGAAGAGAGCGGTACCAAAACAGGTTGAGAAGCTGGATGGCTTGTGGCGCAATCTTTCTGTTGCGGCATTTGGTGTTTTGATTACGGGTATTGTCGCGAGCACGCAAGGTGGCGGAGGGAT
Encoded here:
- a CDS encoding bile acid:sodium symporter, translated to MLNIKNLKRLLTENQILVILIGIILGLVFPSQLTVLNTYSTQLLILVFFFSSLRLSLGEVVSYARDWRMLVITTLYMLVIMPFALFIPTSFLSQEWSVALLILGAMPTGMTIALMAEFFGGKTSLALVITTVTSLLAPFTIPLVTKIAIGQSVEIDTLGMFWSLSLTIVAPFVLAMLVKRAVPKQVEKLDGLWRNLSVAAFGVLITGIVASTQGGGGITFTMRDAWMMVISMVLLGAMTWGGYYIVQWRSSADRMTIALCMLYMNNTLALFVGERFFRDLGVVPKQVLLLLVVNALLPVLKLATIRVLGTKRA